The genome window GCGCTACGATTTTGACCGTTTAGAGAATGCAGTATACAGCCAGTATTCTTATGGAGACAGTCGTGATGCACTGAAGCAAGCGGCCAGGATGTTTCGCCACCTGTTACAGGAAAAGCCGTTCAGCGAGGGGAATGAGCTCACGGCTCTGGTTGCCACCCTTGCCTTCCTGCGCCTGAACGGGTATACCCTGCAGGTAAAGTTGGACGAGGTACAGGCGGTTCTGGAGCAAGTATCACAGGGGCAGGTCAATCCGAAAGATTTTATCCTGCAGAGGGTTCAACCTGCAGAGGGTGGGGTGGACACTCTACGCCAGGTGGTGGCTCAGATTTGTGCCGCTCTGCACCTGCCGATGAAGGCGGCGCTGGCACAGGCACATTAGTCTCCGGAGAAAAGGCGGCACGGTAGAGATGCAACTCAAGCAGGTACAGATTAACCTGAACGCGCCCATTGGGCAGCTGGGCGAAGTGCGCAAGAGCCATGTGTTACAGGCGCTGGGGGTGCCATTCACTATTCAGCCTGCGCCCATCCCGGGCTTTGTCGCATACGTAGACCCACTACACCGGCGCAGCGTGATGCTGGCGGAGCAACAGATTATTTTCATCCACGAGGGGGAGAACATCTCTCCCGATCTACGCGATGCCGAACGCCTTCTGGTTCGCACCCGAGACGCTCTCTTGCTGGACGATCGATTCGTTGCGGGCATCCAGTGGATTGCACACCATGAGGCAGAAGGCGCTGCTACGGAGCTCTCGGTGGAGCGTTTCCTGCGCCTCAGTGCGTCAGAGGTTCGCGCCTTGTTCGAGCAGGGTCTGCGGGGCATCGGCTTGCGATTTACCTACGAATCACCGCCTTTTACGTGCGACCTGCGCATCGAGCCGTTCTATGCAGATACCGCCTTCTTTTTCATTCAGTTCAACGCGGCGCACCCACAACCGCTCTCGCTGGAAACCATCCTGCTTCGCGCAGCGGAGTTTGGGGAATACGTGCGCGACGAGGCGGAAGAGGTGCTTGCCTCACTGTTGCAGGGGTGAGAGCCATACCACTACAACCTCCACGCTGGAAACAGGTGCTGGAAACGGTACTGCCGCTGGCGCTGGCAGTGCTGGCGGTGCAGTTGAAAGGCATACTGCGCCATGCCGGAGGCACCAGCGTCTCGACGCTGCTGCTGGCACTGGTCGTCATCGCCTTCCTGATACCGCAACTGCGACGTTACACGCTGGTGGTAATCTGCTTCGGCGTCTGCGTCTTCGCTGTACACCGCACCTGGGAAGGCATCCGGGTGGTGGACTGGCAGGAGGCAGTGTGGACGGATTACGCCTTTATCCTCATGTGGTTAGGCATCGCTCTGTGGAGCGGGTTGGCAGGGATCGGAGAGGTGTGGTTCGGGAGCCCACGGTGGTCGCAACAGAGCTATCTGCTGGCGGTTGCGCTGTATTTTATCGGGCATGGCGGCTCGGAATGGCTACAGGGCAAGCGCGCGCCCGCTTTGTTTCTCTTGCTGGTGGGTGTGGTCGCATTAGGCGGCGCATGGTGGATAGGAGGCAGGAGAACACCCATGCCCGAGACAGCACCTCTTCGGAGCCGACGGCGCGTCCGCTGGATTCACGAATCCTCCTCGTCGGAGGAGAGGTGATGTTGGACCAACCCCCTGCCCCCCTTCCCTCTGAGGGAAGGAGGAAATGCATGCTTCCCCTCTCCTCAGAGGAATCGCACCACCGTCCTGCATAGCGGAACGCTCAACGCGATTGCTGAGACAGGTACTGCTTGAGCAAGGCGAACAACGTGCCGGCATGCACCACCTTCGCGCCCGGGTAGTTCTGCTCGATAACACGCTTCAGCTCCAGATGGTGAGAAGGTGTCCACAGAATGGTGCGGAACAACAGGAACTGAGGCTTCTCACCGGTGAGGCGACTGCCCACGAGATGCAGGGCGTGTGGCATCTGCAGCCCGCCAACACCGGGCAGGTCATCGCGCATTCGCAAGTAAGGCATTCCGCTGTGCAGCCCCTGATCGGGTATCTTCTGCGCTGCGATTCCTCCCGGGGAAAAGCGGGCATAGGCATCCAGCCCGCGCTCGTCCAGCCCCCTGGCGTTCCCATCGATGATAAACCCGGTGATACGGATGTCCCAGCGGCTATACTCTCGCTGGCAATGCGCTTCCCATGCCTTCCAGCCATCCGGCAAGCCGCTATGGGGGCGAGGGCGGCTCAGATAGCCGGGGTTCAGGTAGCCTGCGCCCGTGTCGCCGGCGATGAAATAGTCCAGAGATGAGGCGTTGCGCCTCACGAAATGCATTCCCACCGGAAACCGATGCGCCAGATTGGGATTAAACGCCCAAGCCAGAGGCACCTTGCCTCGCGCCGGGTCATTCCACAGGCGCGGAATCATGCGATAAAACCAGGCACTGGAGTCGTAGTCGCCCACATAAAACGCGACGAAGCTGTAAGGAGCCACCATGCCGTTGAAGAGCACGTAGCCATCGCGCTGCAGGTCTTCCAGAGTAGGATGCCGCTGAGCATAGCGCTTTTCCAGCGGATAGTGCATGAAAAAGGAGGCGTTCGCCATCGCACCGATGGCGGGAGCATCAGCATCCAGATAGGCGTTGAAGCACGAAGCAATCTCCACGAACCGCCATTCCGACTCTACCGCCCCGTGGGGCTCACCCACTGCGTCGGTATACTTGAAATCCCACGGCACGAATCCGCCGATATGGGTCATGCCACCACCGGTGAGCTCGTAAGACGCCATGAGTATCGCCTTCAGCGTGCGGTTATCCGCGCCCAGCGGCTGATCTGGGTCATCCACCGGCTTCACGTCCTCCCAGGGCGACAGGTCAAAGAAAAAGCCTTTGCGAGCGATAAAATAGTCGTGGTTGCACAGCATAGTGCGCTCCAGAGGCAGTCGCACTCTGCCCGTGAGCCAGTAAGCGTCGCTGTAATAGCCGAGCACCCCCGGCGAGCACTTGCCCCTGCGCAGATAGGCGCCCACCGCCCACATCAAAGCATCACACTTGGCACTGCCGGTGCTGGGCAACGCCAGAGGTCCCAAACTGCCTTTACCGGTGAACAGCGGACTGCCATCTGTCTTTAGCAGCGCAAGACGCACAGGTAACGCGCCCCTGCCCTGCGTCAGGCGAGTGTAGAGGGAATCGGCATCGGGATCATAGCGTACCGGCAACAGGTTATCCACTCCGGCGGCGGTTGAGGCGACCAGCGCGGTAGCAGGTACGCGCTCATCCCAGACAACCACTCCGTTGAACGATCGGCGGAACCGCTGCACCAGCTCCAGCACGTTGGCGACCTTTTCTACCTTCGCATGTTCCAGCCATTCGCCCGCCTGGCGCAGGTGTTCCAGCCAGTAGAGGTCGGTTGCACCTCGCCCATCGTCTCCCACAAAAAGCACATAGAGCCGCGGTTGACGGCGATTGACGATGCCCTGCAGAGCGGTCACCAGATACAGTTCATCCCAAGCTTGCCGCCGCCGGCGTGCATCGGAGAGGTCTATGCGATGCAGGTGAGTCAGGTCGTACAGGACAATGTCTCCTGCAAACCCTGCGCGGGTCATTGCAGTTTTTTTCTCCTCTTGGAGGACGGAATATGCAGCCGGATACGGTGCTTGGCGACGGTTCTGCGGGATGTCTTGATCCCCCAGCGCTGGTACAGGATATCGGCAACCTGCTCGTCGCTATAAGGGTTTTCAGGGTCTTCAGAGTGTATCACTTCCTGGATGGCTTGCTGGAGGCTCAGGGCAGGCGTGAAAAAGTCGGAGAAGGGTATCAAATCGCCATTTGGAAGCTGTACCCATTTGTTAGATATCGCCCGGCTGACGGTGGACTCGTGCACTCCCAGCTGATCAGCTATCTCTGTGCGCGTCAGCGGTTTCAGGAAGGTATACGAGCCGGTTTCGAGAAAACCCATCTGCCGCTGGATGATGGCTCGCGTGACACGCGTAAGGGTGCGATAACGTATCTCCAGCATATGAAGAAACCTCTCGGCACGCTCGACGCAATCTCGTATCTGCCTGATATTTTCCTCTGAGAATTCGGCAGGGTTCTTCTTCATTTTCTCATATTGTTCGCGCCATCGCGGACTCACAATCAAAATGCCCGAGGGACGGACGATCTCCACTTCAAAGCCCTCCGGACTGCGTCGAATAATCACATCGGGCTGGATAGTATCCTGGTAAGAAGAAGACATTTCCCACGGCGTGCGGAATTGATAAGCCGGATAAGGATGCAGCGCTCCCTTGATATACTGGACTGCCTCTTCCACCTCTTCGATGCGAGCCTTCAGTTCGCGGGCGATTCGGCGGATGGGAGGCTTGAGCAGCCGATGGAAGTAATTCTCCACAATCTTCTCTGCCAGTGGGTTTCCCTGTCCCTGCTCGCGCAGATAGCGCAGTTGCAGAAGCATACACTCCTGCATAGACCGCGCCCCAATGCCCGGCGGGTCCAGAGACTGTACCACGCGCAGGACCTCTTCGATCTCCTGCGCAGAAGCCCCCGTCTCCAGCGATGCACGGTCTATGCTGAAGCCAAGAAGCAATCCGTGTTCGTCGAGGTTATCCACAATGTATTCAGCGATGGCATACTGGTGCTCGGGCAGCTGAGCATGCAGTTCGCGGCTGAGGTACTCGCGCAAGGTCATGCCCCCATCAGGAGTGTTGCTGAGGGGGTCCGTATCGAGGTCGAGCGCATCGTCGTCGATGTCGTAAACGCGCTCGAAATGCTTCCCCCTCAGAGGCTGGCGATAATCCGATTCCTCCGAGACGGTCTCTATCCGCTCGAGCGCGGGATTCTCTTCCAGCTCTTCCTCGATAGCGCTTTCCAGCTCCAGAGTATTGCACTGCAATAGATGGGCTGCCTGAATAACCCGCTGGTCGACTCTGAGTTCGATAGACTGCTCTAACCTTGGTGCTAACACAACCATCGCCTGCCTTTCGCCTCATGTTCTTCCGACCCCTTCTGCCATCCCGAGCGGCGCCTCTGGACAACAGTCCACAGAGAGCAAGAGACGACATTATCATATACCTTTCGAACGGCGAAGTCAACCCTCCCTACCAATACTTTCCATGTTTGCGGGGTGATTTCTCATCCCGTATGGCTGACGTGCGCTCCGTAACGGCGTGCCAGCGTGCGCAGCCAAGGAG of Armatimonadota bacterium contains these proteins:
- a CDS encoding RNA polymerase sigma-54 factor; amino-acid sequence: MVVLAPRLEQSIELRVDQRVIQAAHLLQCNTLELESAIEEELEENPALERIETVSEESDYRQPLRGKHFERVYDIDDDALDLDTDPLSNTPDGGMTLREYLSRELHAQLPEHQYAIAEYIVDNLDEHGLLLGFSIDRASLETGASAQEIEEVLRVVQSLDPPGIGARSMQECMLLQLRYLREQGQGNPLAEKIVENYFHRLLKPPIRRIARELKARIEEVEEAVQYIKGALHPYPAYQFRTPWEMSSSYQDTIQPDVIIRRSPEGFEVEIVRPSGILIVSPRWREQYEKMKKNPAEFSEENIRQIRDCVERAERFLHMLEIRYRTLTRVTRAIIQRQMGFLETGSYTFLKPLTRTEIADQLGVHESTVSRAISNKWVQLPNGDLIPFSDFFTPALSLQQAIQEVIHSEDPENPYSDEQVADILYQRWGIKTSRRTVAKHRIRLHIPSSKRRKKLQ